The sequence below is a genomic window from Buteo buteo chromosome 26, bButBut1.hap1.1, whole genome shotgun sequence.
CTCGCTTGGGTTTATGACCTCTTCCGCTACATAACATACAAACCTGCAGTCATAtcccactttttttcccctgaaattaTCAGGTAACATCCCTTCACCCCGACAGCCCAAATTCCTGAGCTTACATGCCTGGGCCCCTGTTTGGAATGGAGATGTGCCTACCAGACCCTCAGAGTTACCATAAGCAAAGGGTGTTGGGAGTCACACCCACAAATTCTCAAAGGGTTTCACCCAACAAGTTGCTCTGACCGGAGGAGAGTGGGTCAACTGCTATTTTCCAGCCTGCTACAACTAGTCAGAGGGGAATATGGTCAAACAGCAGGTACGCTGCTGTAGCAAACGTGATATTCATgcttaatttatctttttacaGCTGACCccaaaaaggcaaaacccaGCTACAGTAGCATGGGCAAAATGGTATCACGCATCCATGCTAATTGAATTGACCTCGGTGGGACGGCCCTGGAATAAACATTTCAGCCCCTGGAATGAGTCGGAGTAATGACAGCAGTTCATTCTTGGCCTGTTGCAACTTACACTTCCTGCTCGCTTGGGGAAGGCATCAGGgcacttctttcccttttctgagaGGTAAGGGGGAAAACTCAAATTATTGTaactgttttttaagaaaattctgTTGGAGCAGTTACCTACCTTGGCTACTGCAGTAGTTGAGATTTAGAAAATCAGTGCATTACTGAACACAAGTGGTAATGGAGAGCACTGCCCTATGTACAATAATACCAGTTTAAAATACCGTTACAAGCAGAGTACATAGCTGTGGCTTCAGCTGAATGGACTTTATAGTCCTTAGCTGGAGATAGCTGCCAAATAATGTAAGAGATTGTTCTACACTACAAACAAGTGTATGTGTATGCAGGAACACTGAATGGAATCTGTACAGGCTCCAGTGGATATATTGTCCAGTACAGGGACAAAATTAACATCAAACCGAAAAATCCCTCTAAACTTGTAAAGCTGAGCTGGGTAGCCTAGCATAGATACCCactggataatttttttcccaactggAAAAAGTGAGTACAGTGACAAAGAGCAAGAGTGCTCTgagaaaaatcagctttcagGGACCACCGTAATGTCATGTCTATGCCAATTGCACACTGGCGTATCAGTCAGTACCCCTAATTCATTGTTTCTCATCCCCCTTCCCCCTTAGCCTGTGCACTGCTAGCCTTGTGGATGCCAGCTCATCTCAGCTGAGCATGTACAACTCCACACTGATTGTCCCTCAGAAATAGCTTATCTTAAATTACTGAGTCACTGCCACAATGTTTGATTACTGTCTGTCCCTCAGGGCCCCACATCATCTTCAACAGGCCACTTTCCAGCTTCCTAGGAGCAGTTTCCTATTCTGGTCATAAGAGAAGTTGATATGCTAAGAAAAAATCAGGGGATACTACTCTGCTGTCATGGTTCAAATTTCTAGCTAACCTGCTGAGCTGAGGTTGAAGCATGTGATTTGTGATTGCAGTGGAGAGGGAACATATCTCACTGTTGTATGGCATCCTTTTTGGATATCTGGGCACTAATTTCTTTCCCAAGACATCTCCATGGCCATGCAGCTTCTATTTACTGAACTTTTTATATAGGCTATTTCATATCCTTAGCTTGTTCCATATTTGCAAACTGCTCAGACTAATGCATATTCTAAGATGAACAGCAGATTTCTTAAATTTCTACAATACCCTCACTGCATGGACATTTTCCCACCCTACAGACTCCAGGGAACATGAATACCGCTGCCTGGAACACAGGTAATATGGTAAGCAGAGCTTTAAGACCTCGGgcacaaaacacattttgttttttgttaatAGTGCTGGCCTGGGAACTGGATTGGAATCAGGCTGAACAGTAATTCTGTGTAATGATTTGATGTGGAGAACTGAGCAGCTGGTGGTCAAAGAGGAGGTGGCTTaacaggaggcaaaaaaaaggtggtgtttAGTGAGTGGCTATGCTTTGACAGAATACACAAGTATCCACTTTatgattttaaatgttaagCTGCTCAAAAATTTGgaggaaggtaaaaaaaaaatgggttcaGAATTGGAAATTATAACAAGGAAGAcctgctttcatttgttttctcttccatagggtgaactttttatttcacagatttacttatttattaaagtaaataaatatcaaaAGTCTGTGATGTTCCAGCACTAGAagtaaaaatggagaaagaaaataatggcaAATGAATCCATGAGTGAGATAAAGGTCTACATATAGCAGAACAGACTCTCAGCAACCTGGCAAGAATTCTGTCGAAGTTACGTTACTCCCTCACAGAACAATAAATCACTGTGTACTGATGAACACTTTTGTATAATGGGGTTACAAAATTTTTCATCAGCGTTAGTCACCACAAAGCCAGATTGCCTGTCAGATTACCACAAAACCAGGTAATTTCCTGGTACATGTATTTCTTTACCTCTTTGTTCTCTGGTAGTGGGTTCTGTTACTCCtgtgttttttgtgtgtgtctgtcttttACTGTAATTGTTGTCATGCGGGAGTAAGAGTTTATTCTGCATAGTCtcagcatttgaaaaacaataaaGAGGTCTCTCTTAAAGGCTCACTTCTTAAAAACATCAAAGCTGGAGTTTTATTTCAAGTGAAACTATTCCACtactattataaaaaaaatcttctgcatTTGTTACAGAAAATTGGAAGCTGGTCTTCAATAAAAGGCTGAACGATGTTAGTTCGGGCGCaaagatgtttaaaataggGATATGCTGTTGTTGCATATCCTCGGTAGTAGTGAGCACCCTAAGCtgaataaagcaaagaaaaagccctTCATAGTATCCTGGGCTGAATAAATGGAGAGATGTAAATGCCTACATTTTAAGACTAAGTTTACAGGTCCTCAAAAGGAAGGAGCTGAGTGGGGAGACAGCTATAGTGTATGGACAGGAAGGTTGGGACAGCTGGTGTGGAGTCCCCAAAACTAAGAGTGTGATATGAATATCATTAACACCAGACCTGTTCTCAGCTGCTTGCATGGCAGTATAGATTTGGGCCAGCTTGGGTTTGGGTACAGAATTTTGCCCAGACACCTTTGACTTAGCAAGGTTACACAATAGAGCTTTTCTGCcacaagtttcttttttttatgaccTAGATCACAATGCACCCAGTGCGGTGCTGGGCAGTGGGGAATACCAGCCACATTTCTCTGTGGGGATTTGAGATCCCTCTTCTCCAGAACGTGTGTTTCTgtcattgtcctggtttcagctaggatggagttaattttctttctagtagctgacATAGTGTTATGCTTTGGGTTCAgtataagaagaatgttgataacacactgatgttttcagttgttgctaagtagtgtttaagctaagtcaaggatttttcagcttctcttgccTAGCCAGCatgaaggctggaggggcacaaggagttgggaggggacacagccaggacagctgacccaaactggccaaagggatattccataccatgtgatgtcatgcccagtatataaactggggggagttggcctgggggggtggatcactgctcagggactaactgggcattggttggcaagtggtgagcaattgcattgtgcatcacttgttttgtatattccaatgcttttattattattgtcactttattattgttattattatcattattagtttcttcctctctgctctattaaactgcttttatctcaacccacgagttttactttatttcccctgattctctcccccatcccactgggtgggggaagtaagcgagcggctgcatggtgctgttactggctggggttaaaccacgacatgggCATACAGCCTTGTGTTATTCAGTGGATAAGAAAACAGATGAACAGGTTTTcttgaggtgtttttttctattgattCCAGTGATTAatagcaacaaaagaaaaaacaggagaacTGCAAGATCCCGTCCTGCTCTTCTGGTAGCTGATTAGCAGACCCAAGAACTTGGTAATTCTCTGCTAGTAGATGCAACATCTGTATCTGTGGCCTATGGGAAGATAGAAAGTGATTACTGTTTTATATTGTATCTTTATGAAAGGATACATTATATAAAGCCGCCCATCttgtaaggggaaaaaaccaaacaacgTCCATAAGAGGGCAGCAAACCCTCAATACTGGAAACTTTTTTCACCCTTCCTGATCATTTTCAGGTCGAAAATGACCGAAtgatttttgttaaatattgtttcttgttttcaatAGTAAAACCTCAGAAGATTTTCCTGCCCCAAGGCAAGAAAACCCAGAGTTGAATACCTTCCCCTGAAGGACAAAACCACCCTTCTttttatgtaattaatttttcaatCTCTctaaaaaaaagccacattgCTGTCTATGCCACCACAAGAATGGAAAGTACCATAAAAATATTCGTCCAAACCAACCgttttaccttaaaaaaaataaagtggagCACGTAAGGGTTAAACTCTCCATCAGTGTACCTTTACTGCTAAACTCTCCTTGAGAAAACGTTCAGAAAGGGCGGGAAATGGAGATGAGAAAGAAATTCAAGGAGGGGTGGAATTTCTCAGAAACACGATTGGGCAGATTTTGCTGCAAGATGCTCCATTAATAAAACCACGAGGAGCAGCTGTTTAAAACACTGAAGCCACACGTGAGAATCAATGCAAGAAGGTGAAATTGCACTACATAACACCTGCCcgtaatttaaaataattacagtaaaaattCAAAGAGTAGTTTAAGTGATTCAGTAACTGGGATAGCGTTCTATGATCGAGGTTTTACATCTAAAGGATTACGACGtatcaaagattttaaaaattatataaactATTATACACACAGACCCAATGTCTTTCCTATCTGGAGGAAACGAAAGGACCGGGAAAGGGCGGCGACACCGAACCGCCTGTGCGGCGGGAAGGGAAACTCGCCCGGAACCCGCCGTTTCTCTGCGAGCGGGGCGCGCGGTAGAGAGAGCGGGGAGATCCGGCGGGAGCGAGCCCCAAGCCCCGCCCCTCGTCGCTGCAGTCCCCAACCAGGTCGGCTCCCACCGCATAAaagccgccgcgccgccccgctccggccACACTCCTTCCTCGGGGCTGAGCAGCGGCAGCATGTCCGGCAGAGGCAAGGGCGGGAAGGGGCTCGGCAAGGGGGGCGCCAAGCGGCACCGCAAGGTGCTGCGCGACAACATCCAGGGCATCACCAAGCCGGCCATCCGGCGCCTGGCTCGGCGCGGCGGCGTGAAGCGCATCTCGGGGCTCATCTACGAGGAGACGCGCGGCGTGCTGAAGGTCTTCCTGGAGAACGTGATCCGCGACGCCGTCACCTACACCGAGCACGCCAAGAGGAAGACGGTCACGGCCATGGACGTGGTCTACGCCCTCAAGCGCCAGGGACGCACCCTCTACGGCTTCGGCGGCTGAACGTCTTACTTCGCTCCCCGACCGACCACCTCGAGAACCCAAAGGCTCTTTTCAGAGCCACCCACTTCCTTCTAAGAAGAGCTGTTACATTGTTTTCTCTGAGGGGACAACTGAACTATCTGCTCTCCGATTTCCAAAGCTTATTAAAAGTAGCGATTATGCAGTACTGCAAAAAGATCTTATGATAAGATGCGAtctgatgttttaattttgctgttactggcagagctggttttgctgtgtAAAAGACGCCTGTTTCTGTACTCTTTAAATTTCCTTGCAAATATGTACCCCACTAAATATAATTTCAATTGCTCTTTGTAAT
It includes:
- the LOC142044881 gene encoding histone H4, with product MSGRGKGGKGLGKGGAKRHRKVLRDNIQGITKPAIRRLARRGGVKRISGLIYEETRGVLKVFLENVIRDAVTYTEHAKRKTVTAMDVVYALKRQGRTLYGFGG